The following proteins are encoded in a genomic region of Thermococcus pacificus:
- a CDS encoding DUF2101 family protein gives MSVEEILYRVGDAVYSIGDRISEFLKPSPSEQPPDFKYLKKVIKKPLSPHEFLSLKLQISFLLYLGIGLILLFLRANPLWILTLAVINFLYVRHLTTRNRSFFIDVEPYRFFYYSITWLTFAAFAGYDAVRRLATSVYYYYGYLALVVAVILAFRWYFKQRYGRDYTYGTVEEIKGEAVRVFVHDDIAANVKPGYYWVDAVEDLEVGRVVKLIVEDKKLRGAVPVRIIEIYLDDQSSQSSTEPKNATE, from the coding sequence ATGTCCGTTGAGGAAATCCTATACAGAGTAGGCGATGCAGTATACTCAATTGGGGACAGGATCTCGGAGTTTTTGAAGCCCTCCCCCTCCGAGCAACCCCCTGACTTCAAGTACCTGAAAAAGGTCATCAAAAAGCCCCTGAGCCCGCACGAGTTCCTCAGCCTTAAGCTTCAGATCAGCTTCCTCCTTTACCTAGGCATCGGTCTGATACTTCTATTCCTCAGGGCCAACCCCCTGTGGATACTGACCCTGGCGGTCATTAATTTCCTCTACGTAAGGCACCTCACGACCAGGAACAGGAGTTTCTTCATCGATGTTGAACCGTACAGGTTCTTCTACTACTCAATAACCTGGCTAACGTTCGCCGCGTTCGCCGGCTACGACGCGGTGAGGAGACTTGCCACTAGCGTGTATTACTACTACGGCTACCTCGCTCTCGTGGTTGCAGTGATCCTAGCTTTCAGATGGTACTTCAAGCAGAGATACGGCAGGGACTACACCTACGGGACAGTGGAAGAGATCAAAGGTGAAGCCGTCAGGGTTTTCGTCCACGACGACATAGCGGCCAACGTTAAACCTGGCTACTACTGGGTGGACGCGGTGGAAGACCTAGAGGTCGGCAGGGTTGTGAAGCTCATCGTGGAGGATAAAAAACTCAGAGGGGCAGTCCCGGTTAGGATAATAGAGATCTACCTCGATGATCAATCCTCCCAGAGCTCGACG